The nucleotide sequence GATTCTATACTAAAGCTTATGGGTAAAAATGTTACCGTTAGATTCAATTTAAGTAATGAAGATGTTGAGGATATTTATGTATATGATGAATTTAATAATATAGCAAAAATACATTTGGATGTGGATGAAGAGGGTCCAGATGTAAGTGTTAAAAAAGAGGGTAATGATTATGTTGTTTATGCAAGTGATGAAGAATCGGGAATATGGAAAATAACAGAAGCTAGTACAGATAAAATATTGAAAAATTATATGAAAGACAAATATCCTGCGTTTGTTACAGAAACTTTAGATGGTTTAAATGAAAATGAAGAATATAGTATCAAAGTGTATGATTATGTAGGAAATTCTACTTTAGTCAAAGTTAAAGACGTTCAAGAAGAAGTTATAGAAGAACCAAAAGAAGAAGTAATAGAAGAAGGTACAGAAAAGACCACAGAAGAACCAAAAGAAGAAGTAATAGAAGAAGGTACAGAAAAGACCACAGAAGAACCAAAAGAAGAGGCAATAGAAGAAGGTACAGAAAAGACCACAGAAGAACCAAAAGAAGAAGTAATAGAAGAAAATGCAAATGTTTAAGAAAAAGATAAACAAACATATTCGAAATACAGCGTGTCTTTTGGTGGCATGCTGTATTCTATTTTTTATATTTAAAGAATATAAATATAAAAAATCAAAGTAAAGGACAATAAAAAGATATGAAAAAGAAATTTCTAGTTTGTTCCAATATAATTATATTGGCTTTGTTTTTAATTGTAGCATCCAAAAACAATTCGAAATTTGTTGAACTTGAAGAAAAAGATTATGCAAAAGTTTTTAGTACAGAGATAACGGGCAATTTAATCAATCAGAATAAATTTATAGAAGATATAGCTATGAATACGAATAGCAAGGAAGTGTTACGATGGGGGATAAGAAGGAATAAAGATCACAATATTCCATTTGCTGATCCGGGGACACCAGAGTTGTTAAAAAAGTATAATAGTTATTATGTGGGAGATGCAAGTGGCAAGAAAATATATTTGACATTTGACGAAGGATACGAAAATGGGTACACAGGCAGTATATTAAATACACTAAAAAATGAAAATGTAAAGGCGGTATTTTTTATAACAGGGCCTTACTTAAAGGGTCATCCTGAACTTGTGGAGAGAATGATAAAAGAGGGCCATTCAGTAGGTAATCATACAGTAAATCATCCAAGTTTACCTGAAATAAGCGATCAAAAAATAAAAGATGAAGTGAGAAATTTAGAATATACTTTTTTTAAAGACTTTAATGAACACATGACTTTTTTTAGAGCACCCAAGGGAGAGTACAGTGAAAGAACATTAAAAATTACTAATGATATGGGATATATAAATTTATTTTGGAGTGTAGCATATGATGATTGGTATCGTGATAAAGTAAGAGGAAAGGAATATGCGCACAAAATGGTTACACAAAATCTTCACAACGGAGCAATAATTTTGCTTCATGCAGTATCAAAA is from Clostridiales bacterium and encodes:
- a CDS encoding polysaccharide deacetylase family protein is translated as MKKKFLVCSNIIILALFLIVASKNNSKFVELEEKDYAKVFSTEITGNLINQNKFIEDIAMNTNSKEVLRWGIRRNKDHNIPFADPGTPELLKKYNSYYVGDASGKKIYLTFDEGYENGYTGSILNTLKNENVKAVFFITGPYLKGHPELVERMIKEGHSVGNHTVNHPSLPEISDQKIKDEVRNLEYTFFKDFNEHMTFFRAPKGEYSERTLKITNDMGYINLFWSVAYDDWYRDKVRGKEYAHKMVTQNLHNGAIILLHAVSKDNAEALGDIIKSARELGYEFGDCKKDFVR